Genomic segment of Nostoc commune NIES-4072:
AAGAATTTACTCCCCTATGTCTTGAATTATCTCGTGAAGATTTGCTGGCAAGATTTAATTCACATCAATAACCTGTACAGGGCAAATAATTAGTAATAAAAAGCGCTTTTGTGAAATCAAGAGCGCTTTTTATTGGCTCTACGCTTCATATATCACAATTAAACGGCTGCGCCAATGCGAAAGTGAAAATGCTTTTGGTACAAACAAATGAACCCTCAAGAAAATGCCGATTTACTTGCTGCTTTACCCGGATTTCTCACGAAGTTTGAAGAAATAGGGGTCAAAAACTGCCAAAATGTATATTGCAAAACAATTCCAGCAGTTTAAAGCATGACCCCAAATAAAAATCATTGTATACCGGAACAGTTCGTATTTGGACAAGTAGAGTCACGTCCAGTTGTAGTTAATTTCAAGGGTGAGCCTGTAACATCTGATGCAGGATTAATACTAATTGCGGAACTAGACAGAAAAAGAGAAATAACATCACGGCTGGCAGCATGTTTCAAAGATTACCGAGAGCCAAATAAAGTTTTACATCCAGTTCACAGCTTAATTGCACAAAGGATATATGGCTTAATCATGGGTTATGAAGATATAAATGACCATGAAACTCTACGTCACGACCCAATATTTGCGCTGACAGTTGGAAAAGTGATTAATTCAAAGCGAGAATCATTTAATTTGGCAGGAAAAAGTACCTTAAATCGTCTCGAACATTGTCCAGAAGAGGTAACTTCAAAAGAAAATAGTCGGTATCACCGTATTGAATATGATTCATCAGCGATAGAAACACTATTAGTTGAGCTATTTTTAGAATCCTATCAAAAGCCACCACGGCAGATAATCGTGGATTTAGATGTTACGGATAATTTAGTACAAGGCAATATGGAAAATCGTCTCAAAGAACAAAAATTAGATTTACAAAGTGATAGAACAAGTACTCATACATTTGAGGGTAACCAATTACGCTTGTGGTTCGCAGCTATTGCTTACATTTTAATGAATACCATGCGAGAGAAATGTTTAGTCCATACGGAATTCCAAAATGTAACGATTGGTACTATACGCACAAAATTATTAAAGCTAGGGGCTGTTATTACTATTCTTCAGCGACGAATTCTAATTGCAATAAGTAGCGCTTGCCCTTACAAGGACATTTTTGCAACAATTTATGAGTGTTTATCTCGACTGCCTTACCCCGGTTAATGACATGTTGAATTCATAAGTAATAGCTAATTCTGATTTTAAATGACTACTATTTGGGTTATTTACCTAATTTAGCCCAACAAATTGGCATATCAATTTTTCTTACTAATTCTTTCGTGTTTCAGTATTTTTGAATTTTAAATGTATTTTATCTATCTTTAATAGGCTCGGTTTTTACTTTGAACTTCTCATAATCTGTGGAAGTTTGATAATGTATTAATTAAGTTATCCTAAATCTGGCTAACCCAAGTGTTTTTTTCTCGCTCGTGAGAAATCCGGGTTAAGCAGCCTTAAAAATTAATGCGACGATAGATTTCAGTCAAGGGAATTTCTACGTTTAAACTGTGCAGCATAATCGTCCGCTCAAGGTGAGAGTGAACTTGCCATAGCCAGCGATCGTTACTGTTGCGATCCAAGTTGTGATATTGCTCAATGTAGGGTTCAGTTTGGCTGACAAGCACATATTCACAAAAGCTGGCAATCGAGCGATATTTTCTGAACTTGTCCCCTCGATCATAAGCTTCAGTAGAGGGTGATAAAACTTCGACAATAAGCATTGGATTGAGAATTTCATCATTGCGATTGCCATTGAACTCTGGTTCACCATTAACAACCATCAAATCGGTATAAGTCCCACACTGATATTCGGGAATCCAAACTCGCAAGTCGCTGTTATACAAACGAAAATCGGTATCTCTCAATAAAAACCCTAAGTAAATTAAGAAGTTGCTGGCGATCGCGCTATGAGATTCCGACCCTCCCGACATAGTAATAATCTCTCCGTTGCGGTATTCATGGCGTTCGGGGTTTGTTTCTTCCATAGCCCGATACTCGTCTAACGTCAGGCGAGTTGTTATTACATTTGGGGGACTGGTTTGAGCAAAGACCACAATCAACCTCTTAGATAATTAGCTCTAAAACTATTATCAGCAACAGGAGGAAGAATTGCCAATTTCATGAGAAATTATGATTCAAAGCACATTTACTGGCTTAACGAACAAACTTGAGACTTTCGACACTAGAGCTAAACATATCTGTAAATATGCTCATCACCGTCCGTTCTCGTAGTTTAATATTACCACTGACTGACATACCAGATTGAAGAAGTACTTTACGCCCATTAATCGAAATTGATTGTTGATCTAGACGTACCTTAGCAGGAAATCGATAGAAAGGATAAATCTGATCGGGTGGTAAGGCATCAGAGCCAATCCATACTAGCTTACCTTTGACATCGCCAAACTCACTAAAAGGAAATGAATCAATTCTGACATCTACTGTCATCCCCTCTTTAACAAAACCAATATCTTTGTTGGTGATGTAAACTTTAGCAACCAGAGCATCATTAGGAACAATTTTGAGAATTGGTTCGCTGGATGTGACCACAAATCCTGGTGTATGTGCCTTAAGTTCAAAAACTGTACCTGAAACAGGGGAATTAATTGACTGATATTGAAGATTCATTTGAGTTTGGCTCAACTGAGAATCATTTTCGGCAATTTTCTTATTATTTTCGACAATGGCTTTAGTAAGCTGAGAATCAATCTCGGAAATTTTTTTGTTATTATCTGCAATTTGGGTGAGCCAATCTTTGCGAGAAATAGCTACAGTTGATTGCAACTTAGCTTGTGCTTGGTTAATAGCAGATTGTAAACGAAATCCTTCTTGGGTAAGCTGGTCAATTTCTGATTGAGCGTTTCTAACTTCTTCTTGTTGCTTGAAGTATTGGATTTTAGAAATCGCTCCATCATTCATTAAGGGAGTAATATTGTCAAGAATCCCCTGATTCATTTTGAGAGTATCTTTTGTGCTAACCAATTTTATTTGGCTTTGGTTAAGTTGACGATTTAATTGGTCAATTTCTAGTTTTGCAGCAGTGAACCGCGCATCCAATTCAGAAGAAGTAGAGAACAATCGTTCTTTTTGTTCAATGGAAAGTCCACTGCTAGAACCTGTACCATCTAGTTGGGCACGATATAAACGATTCTCTGCAACTAGAGCAACTCGACTTTTAGTAAGGTCAAGCATTTCATTTGTGACTTGAACATCAGTGGCACTGATTGTAGACCCACCTCTCATTTGAGACTGATAAAATTGATTTTCTCTGAGTAAAGATAGACGAATTTTCTTCAAAGAGTCAAGTTGAGCATTAGCAGTAATAGGGTCAAGCCCGATAAGATGTTCACCAAGTTTAACCTGCTGTCCATCTTCAACATAGATTTTTTTTACTACGCCACCAACTAGGAGCTTGTATTTCTTTAACTGTACCTGTCGGCTCTAACTTACCAGTAGCAGAAACAGCTTCTTCAATTTTGGCGAGGTTTGCCCAGATAATTGTACCAGTTGTAACAGCCATCAGACCCCAAAGGATAGCTCTTGACCATTTGCGAGACTGCCGGAGAATTACAGGTTGGTCGAATTTTGGAATATAACGCGGTGCTGTTGAGGGTGGTTTTGGCTGAATATTAGATATTTCTGGTGGTAACTTTTCTAAGTCTTGCAAAGAAGTTAATACTTTTGGTGGCGATGAACCATTTCCATTTGAGTTATGTTTTCCATTTGTACCGTTAGTATTGTTAATATTCATAATTAGTAATAAATTGACTATTTAATAGATAAATATTTAAATAAACTTAACTGTTTACTGAACAAGCAGAGAAATTATTCAGAAATTGCTGACTGCTGTTGATAGAGGCAGTAATACAATCCATTCATTCCAATTAATTCTCCATGAGTTCCCTGTTCTGCAATTCGTCCTTGGCTCATCATCAAAATCACATCAGCATTTTGAATTGTTGCTAGCCTATGGGTAATGAAAAATACTGTTCTTCCCTTAAATACTTGGGCTAAATTCAAGCACACCTGACGTTCAGTAGCATAATCAAGTGCGCTGGTAGCTTCATCCAGAATCAACAGTGGTGGGTTTTGCAGTACAGTCCGAGCGATCGCAATTCGTTGTCTTTGTCCGCCAGATAAAGCCGAACCCCTTTCCCCAACACGAGTTTCATAACCTAAGGGCAGATTCATAATAAAATCGTGAGCGCAAGCAATCTTAGCAGCCTCCACAATTTCTTCTGGTGTAGCATCAGGCATTGTTAAAGCAATATTCTCTTGTACCGTAGTATCAAACAACAAAGTATCTTGCAACACCATACCAATTTGCTGGCGCAAGGAGTAGAGTTCTACTTTATTAATGTCATAGCCATCAATTTTGATGCGACCAGAGTCTAACTCATAGAGGCGCGGCAAGAGTTTAGTTAATGTACTTTTGCCTGCACCACTTTGACCCACAACTCCAACAAACATACCAGCTTCTATATCAAGATGAACATTATTAAGCTGTGGGTTAGGACTTTTAGCGAAGCTGAAAGTAACACTTTCATATTGAACTGCACCAACAATAGCGGGCATCGGGATGTTATTACGTCCAGCAATTTCTGTTTCTTGGGGAGTATCGAGAATATCAGCCAAGCGTTCTAGCGATAAAGCAGTTTCTTGGAAGTTCTGCCACAGTTGAATCAGCCTTAGTAAAGGACTGGTGACATAACCTGCAATAATACGGAAAGCAATTAACTGTCCCAAAGTTAGTTTTTGCTGCAAGACTAAATATGCACCTACCCATAATAAGAGTAAGCTTGATAGTTTATTGAGGAAGTTAGAGAGGGAACTAGCAGTATTGCTTGTCAGAACATTCTCAAAACTAGCACTAATATATCTTCCATAACGAGATTGCCATTGCCAGCGAGAATTCAATTCAATATTTTGGGCTTTGACAGTTTGAATCCCAGAAACCACTTCAACTAAATACGATTGAGTTTCGGCATTGCGTTCGGCTTTGGTTCTAGTTTGACTGCGAATAATGGGTGCAAATATAAAAGTAATAAGTGCGAATAATGGCACAGTTGCTAATGCTACAATCGTTAGCAGCCAGCTATAGAAAATCATGACTACAATATAAATAACAGAGAAAATAGCATCTAGAACAACAGTCAGAGCAGTACCAGTGAGGAAAGAGCGAATATTCTCTAATTCGTTGATCCGGCTGGATATTTCCCCAACAGGGCGCTTTTCAAAATAACGCAGTGGTAAGCGTAATAGGTGGTCGATAACTTCACTT
This window contains:
- a CDS encoding transposase gives rise to the protein MTPNKNHCIPEQFVFGQVESRPVVVNFKGEPVTSDAGLILIAELDRKREITSRLAACFKDYREPNKVLHPVHSLIAQRIYGLIMGYEDINDHETLRHDPIFALTVGKVINSKRESFNLAGKSTLNRLEHCPEEVTSKENSRYHRIEYDSSAIETLLVELFLESYQKPPRQIIVDLDVTDNLVQGNMENRLKEQKLDLQSDRTSTHTFEGNQLRLWFAAIAYILMNTMREKCLVHTEFQNVTIGTIRTKLLKLGAVITILQRRILIAISSACPYKDIFATIYECLSRLPYPG
- a CDS encoding Uma2 family endonuclease, whose amino-acid sequence is MVFAQTSPPNVITTRLTLDEYRAMEETNPERHEYRNGEIITMSGGSESHSAIASNFLIYLGFLLRDTDFRLYNSDLRVWIPEYQCGTYTDLMVVNGEPEFNGNRNDEILNPMLIVEVLSPSTEAYDRGDKFRKYRSIASFCEYVLVSQTEPYIEQYHNLDRNSNDRWLWQVHSHLERTIMLHSLNVEIPLTEIYRRINF
- a CDS encoding type I secretion system permease/ATPase codes for the protein MRVYQGQARLLGYAPGASAPDTLQLLEPGEIIGWTSLLRRVPCETAIASVETLCLTLKASDFLSLLELEPAVANAFRNYCSLVEVFDLLGAELERRGKILDNLKELATALTKQATILNLPNGTTPLQQLDPNLLWLVSSKGSNYDVGERLLPGSDRANITGEVRLVGFTDPTLPMAESDVNIASLSDTGIWANAPFAPLSPEQAEEVESGQGIKYPHISGRGPVDGTLACFQMLAQHLRMPFRRDVLRRALVSNKQRTGGISIQLCGALAELMGLTSQLVNVPAVAISKLPTPVLIPWQDSYAILYKATEFELVLGIPEQGIIRKKPADFVETWGEEGQVLLLQPTKETPQKRFGLSWFLPAIKKHRTVLIEVFIASLFVQLLGLANPLITQVIIDKVIIQNGINTLNVLGFLLIAMAIVEGIITWLRTNLFVDTTNRIDLSLGSEVIDHLLRLPLRYFEKRPVGEISSRINELENIRSFLTGTALTVVLDAIFSVIYIVVMIFYSWLLTIVALATVPLFALITFIFAPIIRSQTRTKAERNAETQSYLVEVVSGIQTVKAQNIELNSRWQWQSRYGRYISASFENVLTSNTASSLSNFLNKLSSLLLLWVGAYLVLQQKLTLGQLIAFRIIAGYVTSPLLRLIQLWQNFQETALSLERLADILDTPQETEIAGRNNIPMPAIVGAVQYESVTFSFAKSPNPQLNNVHLDIEAGMFVGVVGQSGAGKSTLTKLLPRLYELDSGRIKIDGYDINKVELYSLRQQIGMVLQDTLLFDTTVQENIALTMPDATPEEIVEAAKIACAHDFIMNLPLGYETRVGERGSALSGGQRQRIAIARTVLQNPPLLILDEATSALDYATERQVCLNLAQVFKGRTVFFITHRLATIQNADVILMMSQGRIAEQGTHGELIGMNGLYYCLYQQQSAISE